A portion of the Sphingobacterium spiritivorum genome contains these proteins:
- the guaA gene encoding glutamine-hydrolyzing GMP synthase, with product MPEKIIILDFGSQYTQLIARRVRELSVYCEIHPFNHLPEFDETVKGVIFSGSPYSVRQEDAPQIDFKSIQDRFPLLGVCYGAQYIAQQSGGDVLPSEIREYGRANLQFVDDANPLLVGVPTQSQVWMSHGDTIKDVPANFKIIASTDKVRVAAYQVEGTQTFGIQFHPEVTHSTDGQVLLKNFVVDICGCEQDWTADAFVETTVADLKKQLGNDHVILALSGGVDSTVAGVLLHQAIGENLHCIFVDHGLLRKDEYEQVLDSYKNMGLNIKGINAKDLFYGRLAGISEPEQKRKIIGASFIDVFDEAAKEIQKELPEGVEAKWLGQGTIYPDIIESISVKGPSATIKSHHNVGGLPDFMKLKVVEPLKTLFKDEVRKVGKTLNVDPAILGRHPFPGPGLAIRILGDITPDRVRILQEADDIYIRNLKESGWYDKVWQAGTIFLPVKSVGVMGDERTYEHVVSLRAVGSLDGMTADWIHLPYDLLAKISNEIINHVKGINRVVYDISSKPPATIEWE from the coding sequence ATGCCAGAAAAAATTATTATTCTTGATTTTGGTTCACAGTATACACAGTTGATTGCCAGACGTGTGCGTGAACTAAGTGTGTATTGCGAAATCCATCCTTTTAATCATCTTCCGGAGTTTGATGAAACAGTAAAAGGTGTTATTTTCTCAGGGAGTCCGTACTCGGTACGCCAGGAAGATGCACCACAAATAGATTTTAAATCTATTCAGGATCGTTTCCCGTTATTAGGAGTGTGTTACGGAGCACAATATATTGCACAGCAATCCGGAGGAGATGTATTACCTTCGGAAATCAGAGAGTACGGACGTGCTAATTTACAATTTGTAGATGACGCTAATCCATTATTGGTAGGAGTACCGACACAGTCCCAGGTCTGGATGTCACATGGAGATACGATCAAAGATGTTCCGGCAAACTTTAAGATTATTGCCAGTACAGATAAAGTAAGAGTAGCAGCTTATCAGGTAGAAGGTACACAGACTTTCGGTATTCAGTTTCACCCTGAAGTGACACACAGCACTGATGGTCAGGTATTGCTTAAAAACTTTGTGGTTGATATCTGTGGATGCGAACAGGACTGGACAGCTGATGCTTTTGTAGAAACTACAGTTGCAGACCTTAAAAAACAATTAGGTAATGACCATGTGATTTTAGCACTTTCGGGTGGTGTCGATTCTACTGTAGCAGGCGTATTATTGCATCAGGCAATCGGTGAAAATCTTCACTGTATTTTCGTGGATCACGGATTACTGCGTAAAGACGAATACGAGCAGGTGTTGGATTCGTATAAAAATATGGGACTGAATATCAAAGGAATCAATGCTAAAGACTTATTCTATGGCAGATTGGCTGGCATTTCAGAGCCTGAACAAAAAAGAAAGATCATTGGTGCTTCCTTTATAGATGTTTTTGATGAAGCGGCAAAAGAGATTCAAAAAGAATTACCTGAAGGAGTAGAGGCTAAATGGTTGGGACAAGGTACAATCTATCCTGATATCATTGAATCTATATCAGTAAAAGGCCCCTCAGCGACGATCAAATCACATCATAATGTGGGTGGTCTTCCGGACTTTATGAAGTTAAAGGTTGTAGAACCACTGAAAACACTTTTCAAGGATGAGGTACGTAAAGTAGGAAAAACATTGAATGTAGATCCGGCTATTCTGGGAAGACATCCTTTTCCGGGACCGGGACTGGCAATACGCATTCTGGGAGATATTACTCCGGATCGTGTACGTATCTTACAGGAGGCAGACGATATCTACATCCGTAATCTGAAAGAATCCGGATGGTACGATAAAGTATGGCAGGCAGGAACCATATTCCTTCCGGTGAAATCTGTAGGTGTAATGGGAGACGAGCGTACATATGAGCATGTGGTAAGTTTGCGTGCTGTAGGTTCATTGGACGGTATGACTGCAGACTGGATTCACTTGCCATATGATCTTCTGGCAAAAATTTCTAACGAAATCATTAATCATGTTAAAGGAATCAACAGAGTTGTATATGATATCAGTTCCAAACCGCCGGCAACGATTGAGTGGGAATAA
- a CDS encoding RsmB/NOP family class I SAM-dependent RNA methyltransferase, protein MEVNERRIGQQIRNFERALSSYPNKEPFSRFLTQFFKDNKQMGSSDRRMTSRLCYNFFRLGKAASQLSVTDRVVLAEFLCETESTVVSYYKPDWTSRLGDSVSDKIDFLVSQDLINRSDLFPFQQHLSAPIDTELFLQSQLVQPDLFIRLKRGSEAKVKHILTEAGVAFENVRPQTLALRNGTNLQQLKGLSGLYEVQDLSSQKTIDLIEAKDGESWWDACAASGGKALLFLDKYPSVKLLVSDIRMSILRNLDERFDLAGIKNYRKKVIDLTHDPLTVLNKELFDGIILDAPCSGSGTWGRTPEMISQFKESTIANFSVLQRQIAKNVLRHLKTGKTLLYITCSVFKEENEDVVNFICEHLGCELEEMVTLKGYEQQADTMFAARLRKK, encoded by the coding sequence ATGGAGGTCAACGAAAGACGTATAGGGCAGCAAATTCGCAATTTTGAACGTGCGCTGTCTTCATATCCGAATAAAGAACCGTTCTCAAGGTTTTTAACACAGTTTTTTAAAGATAACAAGCAGATGGGGTCATCCGATAGACGGATGACTTCCAGGCTTTGCTATAACTTTTTCAGGTTAGGTAAAGCAGCGTCACAACTTTCGGTTACAGATCGGGTTGTGCTTGCTGAATTTCTGTGTGAAACAGAAAGTACGGTCGTTTCTTATTACAAACCTGACTGGACTTCACGATTAGGAGATTCTGTTTCCGATAAGATCGATTTTTTGGTTAGCCAGGATTTGATAAACCGCTCAGACCTCTTTCCTTTTCAACAACATTTGTCAGCTCCTATTGATACAGAGCTGTTCCTGCAAAGTCAACTGGTGCAACCGGATCTGTTTATCCGATTGAAAAGAGGATCAGAAGCTAAAGTAAAACATATCCTTACAGAAGCAGGAGTTGCATTTGAGAATGTTCGTCCACAGACATTAGCCTTACGTAACGGAACAAATCTGCAGCAGTTGAAAGGATTATCCGGACTTTATGAAGTACAGGATCTGTCTTCCCAAAAGACGATTGATCTGATAGAAGCAAAAGATGGTGAAAGCTGGTGGGACGCCTGTGCCGCATCGGGAGGAAAGGCTCTTCTTTTTCTGGATAAATATCCATCCGTAAAATTACTGGTGTCTGATATCCGTATGAGTATACTCCGTAATCTGGATGAGCGTTTTGATTTGGCCGGAATCAAAAATTACCGTAAAAAGGTTATTGATCTTACACATGATCCGTTAACGGTACTTAATAAGGAGTTGTTTGATGGCATCATTCTGGATGCGCCCTGTTCCGGTTCCGGTACATGGGGAAGAACACCGGAGATGATATCGCAGTTTAAGGAATCCACTATCGCTAATTTCTCCGTACTGCAACGTCAGATTGCGAAGAATGTATTACGTCACCTCAAAACGGGTAAAACCTTGTTATATATCACCTGTTCTGTTTTTAAAGAAGAGAATGAGGACGTCGTTAACTTTATCTGTGAACATCTGGGCTGTGAGCTCGAGGAAATGGTTACATTGAAGGGGTACGAACAGCAGGCCGACACCATGTTTGCGGCCCGGTTACGTAAAAAGTAA
- a CDS encoding RluA family pseudouridine synthase, producing the protein MKQSEAKLFKFPKFTDLIIHEDENIIVINKPPFIASLDEREGGEVNILRLAKKYYAEAQICHRLDKETSGILLIAKNPETYRLISIEFEKRRVDKTYHAIIEGTHIFQDLKIDLPILNQGNKNVTIDRYNGKPAKTIFNSIQYFKHFTLVECKPITGRMHQIRIHLATQHAAIVGDSMYRGKPVYLSQIKKRGFTLSKDEEEQPIMKRFALHSKKVRFKVADKSYEFEAEYPKDFAILLKQLEKFDA; encoded by the coding sequence ATGAAGCAAAGCGAAGCTAAACTCTTTAAATTTCCGAAGTTCACTGATCTGATCATTCATGAAGATGAAAATATTATTGTAATCAATAAACCTCCTTTTATAGCCTCGCTTGACGAGCGTGAAGGCGGAGAAGTCAATATACTGCGTCTGGCTAAGAAATACTATGCCGAGGCACAGATTTGTCATCGGCTGGATAAGGAGACGTCTGGTATACTTCTTATCGCTAAAAACCCTGAAACTTACCGTTTGATCTCTATAGAATTTGAAAAAAGACGGGTAGATAAAACCTATCATGCTATTATAGAAGGAACTCATATTTTCCAGGATCTCAAAATAGATCTCCCGATTCTTAATCAGGGAAATAAGAATGTAACCATTGACCGATATAATGGTAAACCTGCCAAGACGATCTTTAATTCTATACAATACTTTAAGCACTTTACGTTAGTGGAGTGCAAACCGATTACGGGACGTATGCACCAGATTCGTATCCATTTGGCGACACAACATGCGGCTATTGTAGGAGATAGTATGTATAGAGGAAAACCGGTTTATCTTTCTCAAATCAAAAAGCGTGGATTTACATTGTCAAAGGACGAAGAAGAACAACCCATCATGAAGCGCTTTGCATTACATTCCAAAAAGGTGCGTTTTAAAGTTGCAGATAAGTCTTATGAGTTTGAGGCCGAATATCCAAAGGATTTCGCTATCTTACTCAAACAGTTAGAAAAATTTGATGCTTAA
- a CDS encoding TlpA family protein disulfide reductase — protein MNPKTKKIVINVVFVVLIALLVWPTSRAYFQQGLMKIGLFKPKLEVPKTPDSIPEGANAVKAGEPNLAFVDASGKTIQTHDLKGKVVFVNFWATWCPPCKAEMPSIQKLYDKFKNNDKVAFLIVEIENDTEKAQQFMQEEKLTMPVHFPAGEIPQTWLGGSIPTTLILNKAGEIVTRHEGMADYSRKEVVDFIQELINK, from the coding sequence ATGAATCCAAAAACTAAAAAAATTGTAATTAATGTAGTTTTCGTTGTGCTGATCGCATTGCTGGTGTGGCCGACGAGTCGTGCTTATTTTCAGCAGGGACTTATGAAAATAGGCCTGTTCAAACCTAAGCTTGAAGTGCCGAAAACACCTGACTCCATACCAGAAGGGGCTAATGCTGTTAAAGCAGGAGAACCTAACCTTGCTTTTGTGGATGCTTCCGGCAAAACTATTCAGACACATGATCTCAAAGGAAAAGTGGTGTTTGTTAATTTTTGGGCAACCTGGTGTCCTCCGTGTAAAGCAGAAATGCCGTCTATCCAAAAGCTGTATGACAAGTTTAAAAACAACGATAAAGTAGCTTTTCTGATAGTAGAAATAGAAAACGATACAGAGAAAGCACAGCAGTTTATGCAGGAAGAAAAACTGACAATGCCTGTACACTTTCCTGCAGGAGAGATTCCGCAGACCTGGTTAGGAGGTTCTATTCCAACGACATTGATACTGAATAAAGCAGGAGAAATAGTAACCAGACATGAAGGAATGGCTGATTACAGCCGTAAAGAAGTTGTGGATTTTATACAGGAACTGATTAATAAATAA
- the pyrF gene encoding orotidine-5'-phosphate decarboxylase: MTRAALIQQIKTKRSFLCVGLDTDLTKIPEHLLDNEDPIFTFNKAIIEATEDLCVAYKPNIAFYESYGVKGWDSLRKTWEALPQDCFSIADAKRGDIGNTSKMYASAFFDQQNSGMSFDSITIAPYMGKDSVTPFLDFEGKWAIVLALTSNPGSLDFQNFTNSSGKQLFEEVLDKVNTWGSDEQIMYVVGATRGEGFIKIREHAPDHFLLVPGVGAQGGSLEDVCKYGMNKDCGLLVNSTRGIIYASNGKDFAERAREEALILQKEMEQQLVLHGII; the protein is encoded by the coding sequence ATGACCAGAGCAGCGCTCATTCAACAAATCAAAACAAAGCGTTCATTTCTGTGTGTAGGTCTGGATACAGATCTGACTAAGATCCCTGAACATTTACTGGATAATGAAGATCCTATCTTTACGTTTAATAAAGCTATTATAGAAGCGACAGAGGATCTTTGCGTAGCGTATAAACCTAATATTGCTTTCTATGAAAGCTATGGAGTAAAGGGTTGGGATTCTCTGCGCAAGACTTGGGAAGCTTTACCTCAGGATTGTTTCAGTATAGCAGATGCCAAGCGTGGAGATATTGGCAATACGTCAAAAATGTATGCAAGTGCATTTTTCGATCAGCAAAACTCGGGTATGAGCTTTGACTCGATTACTATTGCTCCTTATATGGGTAAAGATTCGGTCACACCATTTTTAGATTTTGAAGGTAAATGGGCTATAGTATTGGCACTTACCTCTAATCCGGGAAGTCTGGATTTTCAGAATTTTACCAATTCCTCCGGAAAACAGTTGTTTGAAGAAGTATTGGATAAAGTAAATACCTGGGGATCGGACGAGCAGATTATGTATGTAGTAGGTGCAACCCGCGGTGAAGGATTTATCAAGATACGTGAGCATGCACCGGATCATTTTCTGCTTGTACCGGGTGTCGGTGCACAGGGAGGAAGTCTGGAAGATGTCTGTAAATATGGTATGAATAAGGATTGTGGACTACTGGTTAACAGTACCCGTGGTATTATCTATGCGTCAAATGGAAAAGACTTCGCCGAGCGTGCCAGAGAAGAGGCATTGATTCTTCAGAAAGAGATGGAGCAGCAATTAGTGCTACATGGCATTATTTAA
- a CDS encoding ABC transporter substrate-binding protein: MISVPNRRQRLSGNNLLLLAALLLAVTSCSPKTTGVLRSPDYKGGNTGAATEKKDKDKTTVKELSPAEQKAAAKRAMVNQIALILPFQLTSVNTNLLSENDVKRAALALDFYQGFQTGLDDLAKQGTNFTLNVLDSRDDVVRTTAIAKSDDVQYASLIVGPVYPKEIKTFGANSVNRKILQVSPLAATMPTEFNNPNLVSLTPPIRVHMREMAKEIIKEYNTGDVVIVYNTGDADHKQFLTGFDTEITGAKKKLDVRSVTSIDQLNQSLTQTGKNIIVTGTTSAVQLRALLSNLDAKNLESPYKFAIFGHPTWDKFDFKAFSNVDDYSITISSSFVLSSYSSAVRKFKTTYKDTYGVEPSEYSFKGYDAAQYFGRLIAKYGKDYATHVESEEFDGLSNSFKFQYNAAWGYVNNAVGFLVYRNGAFQSK, translated from the coding sequence ATGATATCAGTTCCAAACCGCCGGCAACGATTGAGTGGGAATAATTTACTGTTGTTAGCAGCACTTTTACTGGCTGTTACATCATGTTCTCCTAAGACTACTGGCGTACTTCGTTCACCTGATTATAAAGGTGGAAATACAGGTGCTGCAACAGAGAAAAAGGATAAAGATAAGACTACGGTTAAAGAATTGTCACCGGCAGAGCAAAAGGCGGCAGCAAAAAGGGCTATGGTAAATCAGATAGCCCTGATTCTTCCTTTCCAGCTGACTTCTGTCAATACCAATCTTTTATCTGAAAATGATGTCAAGCGTGCAGCATTGGCACTGGACTTTTATCAGGGATTTCAGACCGGATTAGATGATCTGGCAAAGCAAGGTACTAATTTCACCTTAAATGTGCTGGATTCCCGGGATGATGTAGTACGTACTACAGCTATTGCCAAATCCGATGATGTGCAGTATGCTTCATTGATTGTAGGTCCTGTTTATCCTAAAGAGATTAAAACTTTCGGTGCAAATTCTGTAAACAGGAAAATTCTGCAGGTATCGCCGCTGGCAGCTACTATGCCTACAGAATTTAATAATCCTAACCTTGTGTCACTTACTCCGCCGATACGTGTACATATGCGGGAGATGGCAAAAGAGATTATCAAGGAGTACAATACCGGAGATGTTGTCATTGTCTACAATACCGGAGATGCAGACCACAAACAGTTCCTTACAGGATTTGATACAGAAATAACAGGAGCAAAGAAAAAACTGGATGTACGTTCGGTGACGAGCATAGATCAACTGAATCAGTCACTGACACAGACAGGTAAAAATATTATTGTCACAGGTACCACAAGTGCGGTACAGCTTAGAGCATTATTGAGTAATCTGGATGCTAAAAACCTGGAATCACCTTACAAATTTGCGATTTTCGGACATCCGACATGGGATAAGTTTGACTTTAAGGCATTCAGTAATGTTGATGACTATTCGATAACGATCAGTTCTTCATTTGTACTTTCTTCGTATTCATCTGCCGTGCGTAAATTTAAGACAACATATAAGGATACTTATGGAGTAGAGCCATCAGAATATTCATTTAAAGGGTATGATGCCGCTCAATACTTTGGAAGACTGATTGCCAAATATGGTAAAGATTACGCCACACATGTAGAAAGTGAAGAATTTGACGGATTGTCTAACTCCTTTAAATTCCAGTATAATGCTGCATGGGGATATGTCAACAATGCTGTTGGTTTCTTAGTGTACCGTAATGGTGCATTTCAATCAAAATAA